Proteins encoded in a region of the Epinephelus lanceolatus isolate andai-2023 chromosome 20, ASM4190304v1, whole genome shotgun sequence genome:
- the pdha1b gene encoding pyruvate dehydrogenase E1 subunit alpha 1b isoform X2 — MKNMLTIISNALCRITGRNALLIDLSEYVNLTSPAALALAQTQRQPPKPPPDNTRASATQLVSAQTDQLDRPGARVVVSRSFADFTSQATFDIKKCDLHRLEEGPPLKAEMTREQGLQYYRIMQTVRRMELKADQLYKQKIIRGFCHLYDGQEACAVGIEAAINPSDHLITAYRAHGYTYTRGVSIKEILAELTGRRGGVAKGKGGSMHMYAPHFYGGNGIVGAQVPLGAGIALACQYQGNDQLCVTLYGDGAANQGQLFESFNMAALWKLPCIFICENNKYGMGTSVERASASTDYYKRGDFIPGIRVDGMDVLCVREATKFAADHCRSGKGPIVMELQTYRYHGHSMSDPGVSYRTRDEIQEVRSKSDPITMLKERMLSNNMASVEEFKEIDIAIRKEVEEAAQFATSDPEPPLEELCNHIFSNDSALEVRGTNPWVKLKSVS, encoded by the exons ATGAAAAATATGTTAACCATTATCTCTAACGCACTTTGCAGGATCACTGGCAGGAATGCG TTGCTGATTGACCTGTCAGAGTACGTCAATCTAACCTCGCCGGCGGCGCTCGCCTTGGCACAGACCCAGCGGCAACCACCTAAACCACCACCAGACAATACTAGGGCGTCTGCTACACAGTTAGTTAGCGCCCAGACCGACCAGCTAGACAGACCA GGTGCCAGAGTCGTAGTTTCCCGCTCCTTCGCTGACTTCACGTCTCAGGCTACCTTTGACATCAAG AAATGCGACCTGCACCGTCTGGAGGAGGGTCCCCCGTTAAAGGCGGAGATGACGCGGGAGCAGGGCCTGCAGTATTATCGCATCATGCAGACTGTGAGGCGCATGGAGCTCAAAGCTGATCAGCTCTACAAACAGAAGATCATCAGAGGCTTCTGTCACCTGTATGATGGACAG GAAGCATGTGCAGTTGGCATTGAGGCGGCCATCAACCCCTCTGATCACCTGATCACCGCCTACCGCGCCCACGGCTACACATATACCCGGGGTGTCTCCATCAAAGAAATCCTGGCCGAGCTCACCG GTCGTAGAGGCGGAGTGGCCAAAGGAAAAGGAGGGTCGATGCACATGTACGCTCCACATTTCTACGGAGGGAACGGCATAGTGGGAGCACAG GTTCCTTTAGGAgctggcattgctctggcctgccAGTACCAAGGCAACGATCAGTTGTGTGTCACGCTCTACGGAGACGGGGCAGCCAATCAG GGTCAGCTGTTTGAGTCGTTCAATATGGCCGCCCTGTGGAAGCTGCCGTGTATCTTCATCTGTGAGAACAACAAGTACGGCATGGGGACGTCAGTGGAGAGAGCGTCAGCCAGCACTGACTACTACAAGAGAGGAGACTTCATACCAGGAATCAGA GTGGATGGGATGGATGtcctgtgtgtcagagaggcCACCAAGTTTGCTGCAGATCACTGCAGATCTGGAAAG GGTCCGATTGTAATGGAGCTGCAGACTTACCGTTACCACGGACACAGCATGAGTGACCCAGGTGTCAG CTACCGCACTCGTGATGAGATTCAGGAAGTCCGCAGTAAGAGTGACCCCATCACCATGCTGAAAGAGCGCATGCTCAGCAACAACATGGCATCTGTAGAGGAGTTCAAG GAAATTGACATTGCGATCCgtaaggaggtggaggaggcggCTCAGTTTGCTACATCAGATCCAGAGCCGCCACTGGAGGAGCTGTGCAACCACATCTTCAGCAACGACTCAGCGCTGGAAGTCCGCGGGACAAACCCCTGGGTCAAACTCAAGTCTGTCAGCtag
- the pdha1b gene encoding pyruvate dehydrogenase E1 subunit alpha 1b isoform X3 gives MRTNQLLVDNFCKFPLVLSSHPVTDLPTSQSAVVVQSKGARVVVSRSFADFTSQATFDIKKCDLHRLEEGPPLKAEMTREQGLQYYRIMQTVRRMELKADQLYKQKIIRGFCHLYDGQEACAVGIEAAINPSDHLITAYRAHGYTYTRGVSIKEILAELTGRRGGVAKGKGGSMHMYAPHFYGGNGIVGAQVPLGAGIALACQYQGNDQLCVTLYGDGAANQGQLFESFNMAALWKLPCIFICENNKYGMGTSVERASASTDYYKRGDFIPGIRVDGMDVLCVREATKFAADHCRSGKGPIVMELQTYRYHGHSMSDPGVSYRTRDEIQEVRSKSDPITMLKERMLSNNMASVEEFKEIDIAIRKEVEEAAQFATSDPEPPLEELCNHIFSNDSALEVRGTNPWVKLKSVS, from the exons ATGCG AACAAACCAGTTATTGGTAGACAATTTTTGTAAGTTTCCGCTGGTGTTATCCTCCCACCCTGTTACTGACCTCCCCACATCCCAGTCAGCTGTAGTAGTCCAGTCCAAG GGTGCCAGAGTCGTAGTTTCCCGCTCCTTCGCTGACTTCACGTCTCAGGCTACCTTTGACATCAAG AAATGCGACCTGCACCGTCTGGAGGAGGGTCCCCCGTTAAAGGCGGAGATGACGCGGGAGCAGGGCCTGCAGTATTATCGCATCATGCAGACTGTGAGGCGCATGGAGCTCAAAGCTGATCAGCTCTACAAACAGAAGATCATCAGAGGCTTCTGTCACCTGTATGATGGACAG GAAGCATGTGCAGTTGGCATTGAGGCGGCCATCAACCCCTCTGATCACCTGATCACCGCCTACCGCGCCCACGGCTACACATATACCCGGGGTGTCTCCATCAAAGAAATCCTGGCCGAGCTCACCG GTCGTAGAGGCGGAGTGGCCAAAGGAAAAGGAGGGTCGATGCACATGTACGCTCCACATTTCTACGGAGGGAACGGCATAGTGGGAGCACAG GTTCCTTTAGGAgctggcattgctctggcctgccAGTACCAAGGCAACGATCAGTTGTGTGTCACGCTCTACGGAGACGGGGCAGCCAATCAG GGTCAGCTGTTTGAGTCGTTCAATATGGCCGCCCTGTGGAAGCTGCCGTGTATCTTCATCTGTGAGAACAACAAGTACGGCATGGGGACGTCAGTGGAGAGAGCGTCAGCCAGCACTGACTACTACAAGAGAGGAGACTTCATACCAGGAATCAGA GTGGATGGGATGGATGtcctgtgtgtcagagaggcCACCAAGTTTGCTGCAGATCACTGCAGATCTGGAAAG GGTCCGATTGTAATGGAGCTGCAGACTTACCGTTACCACGGACACAGCATGAGTGACCCAGGTGTCAG CTACCGCACTCGTGATGAGATTCAGGAAGTCCGCAGTAAGAGTGACCCCATCACCATGCTGAAAGAGCGCATGCTCAGCAACAACATGGCATCTGTAGAGGAGTTCAAG GAAATTGACATTGCGATCCgtaaggaggtggaggaggcggCTCAGTTTGCTACATCAGATCCAGAGCCGCCACTGGAGGAGCTGTGCAACCACATCTTCAGCAACGACTCAGCGCTGGAAGTCCGCGGGACAAACCCCTGGGTCAAACTCAAGTCTGTCAGCtag
- the pdha1b gene encoding pyruvate dehydrogenase E1 subunit alpha 1b isoform X1, with the protein MKNMLTIISNALCRITGRNAGAQTVSELLIDLSEYVNLTSPAALALAQTQRQPPKPPPDNTRASATQLVSAQTDQLDRPGARVVVSRSFADFTSQATFDIKKCDLHRLEEGPPLKAEMTREQGLQYYRIMQTVRRMELKADQLYKQKIIRGFCHLYDGQEACAVGIEAAINPSDHLITAYRAHGYTYTRGVSIKEILAELTGRRGGVAKGKGGSMHMYAPHFYGGNGIVGAQVPLGAGIALACQYQGNDQLCVTLYGDGAANQGQLFESFNMAALWKLPCIFICENNKYGMGTSVERASASTDYYKRGDFIPGIRVDGMDVLCVREATKFAADHCRSGKGPIVMELQTYRYHGHSMSDPGVSYRTRDEIQEVRSKSDPITMLKERMLSNNMASVEEFKEIDIAIRKEVEEAAQFATSDPEPPLEELCNHIFSNDSALEVRGTNPWVKLKSVS; encoded by the exons ATGAAAAATATGTTAACCATTATCTCTAACGCACTTTGCAGGATCACTGGCAGGAATGCG GGAGCCCAAACAGTGTCCGAG TTGCTGATTGACCTGTCAGAGTACGTCAATCTAACCTCGCCGGCGGCGCTCGCCTTGGCACAGACCCAGCGGCAACCACCTAAACCACCACCAGACAATACTAGGGCGTCTGCTACACAGTTAGTTAGCGCCCAGACCGACCAGCTAGACAGACCA GGTGCCAGAGTCGTAGTTTCCCGCTCCTTCGCTGACTTCACGTCTCAGGCTACCTTTGACATCAAG AAATGCGACCTGCACCGTCTGGAGGAGGGTCCCCCGTTAAAGGCGGAGATGACGCGGGAGCAGGGCCTGCAGTATTATCGCATCATGCAGACTGTGAGGCGCATGGAGCTCAAAGCTGATCAGCTCTACAAACAGAAGATCATCAGAGGCTTCTGTCACCTGTATGATGGACAG GAAGCATGTGCAGTTGGCATTGAGGCGGCCATCAACCCCTCTGATCACCTGATCACCGCCTACCGCGCCCACGGCTACACATATACCCGGGGTGTCTCCATCAAAGAAATCCTGGCCGAGCTCACCG GTCGTAGAGGCGGAGTGGCCAAAGGAAAAGGAGGGTCGATGCACATGTACGCTCCACATTTCTACGGAGGGAACGGCATAGTGGGAGCACAG GTTCCTTTAGGAgctggcattgctctggcctgccAGTACCAAGGCAACGATCAGTTGTGTGTCACGCTCTACGGAGACGGGGCAGCCAATCAG GGTCAGCTGTTTGAGTCGTTCAATATGGCCGCCCTGTGGAAGCTGCCGTGTATCTTCATCTGTGAGAACAACAAGTACGGCATGGGGACGTCAGTGGAGAGAGCGTCAGCCAGCACTGACTACTACAAGAGAGGAGACTTCATACCAGGAATCAGA GTGGATGGGATGGATGtcctgtgtgtcagagaggcCACCAAGTTTGCTGCAGATCACTGCAGATCTGGAAAG GGTCCGATTGTAATGGAGCTGCAGACTTACCGTTACCACGGACACAGCATGAGTGACCCAGGTGTCAG CTACCGCACTCGTGATGAGATTCAGGAAGTCCGCAGTAAGAGTGACCCCATCACCATGCTGAAAGAGCGCATGCTCAGCAACAACATGGCATCTGTAGAGGAGTTCAAG GAAATTGACATTGCGATCCgtaaggaggtggaggaggcggCTCAGTTTGCTACATCAGATCCAGAGCCGCCACTGGAGGAGCTGTGCAACCACATCTTCAGCAACGACTCAGCGCTGGAAGTCCGCGGGACAAACCCCTGGGTCAAACTCAAGTCTGTCAGCtag
- the pdha1b gene encoding pyruvate dehydrogenase E1 subunit alpha 1b isoform X4, with amino-acid sequence MTREQGLQYYRIMQTVRRMELKADQLYKQKIIRGFCHLYDGQEACAVGIEAAINPSDHLITAYRAHGYTYTRGVSIKEILAELTGRRGGVAKGKGGSMHMYAPHFYGGNGIVGAQVPLGAGIALACQYQGNDQLCVTLYGDGAANQGQLFESFNMAALWKLPCIFICENNKYGMGTSVERASASTDYYKRGDFIPGIRVDGMDVLCVREATKFAADHCRSGKGPIVMELQTYRYHGHSMSDPGVSYRTRDEIQEVRSKSDPITMLKERMLSNNMASVEEFKEIDIAIRKEVEEAAQFATSDPEPPLEELCNHIFSNDSALEVRGTNPWVKLKSVS; translated from the exons ATGACGCGGGAGCAGGGCCTGCAGTATTATCGCATCATGCAGACTGTGAGGCGCATGGAGCTCAAAGCTGATCAGCTCTACAAACAGAAGATCATCAGAGGCTTCTGTCACCTGTATGATGGACAG GAAGCATGTGCAGTTGGCATTGAGGCGGCCATCAACCCCTCTGATCACCTGATCACCGCCTACCGCGCCCACGGCTACACATATACCCGGGGTGTCTCCATCAAAGAAATCCTGGCCGAGCTCACCG GTCGTAGAGGCGGAGTGGCCAAAGGAAAAGGAGGGTCGATGCACATGTACGCTCCACATTTCTACGGAGGGAACGGCATAGTGGGAGCACAG GTTCCTTTAGGAgctggcattgctctggcctgccAGTACCAAGGCAACGATCAGTTGTGTGTCACGCTCTACGGAGACGGGGCAGCCAATCAG GGTCAGCTGTTTGAGTCGTTCAATATGGCCGCCCTGTGGAAGCTGCCGTGTATCTTCATCTGTGAGAACAACAAGTACGGCATGGGGACGTCAGTGGAGAGAGCGTCAGCCAGCACTGACTACTACAAGAGAGGAGACTTCATACCAGGAATCAGA GTGGATGGGATGGATGtcctgtgtgtcagagaggcCACCAAGTTTGCTGCAGATCACTGCAGATCTGGAAAG GGTCCGATTGTAATGGAGCTGCAGACTTACCGTTACCACGGACACAGCATGAGTGACCCAGGTGTCAG CTACCGCACTCGTGATGAGATTCAGGAAGTCCGCAGTAAGAGTGACCCCATCACCATGCTGAAAGAGCGCATGCTCAGCAACAACATGGCATCTGTAGAGGAGTTCAAG GAAATTGACATTGCGATCCgtaaggaggtggaggaggcggCTCAGTTTGCTACATCAGATCCAGAGCCGCCACTGGAGGAGCTGTGCAACCACATCTTCAGCAACGACTCAGCGCTGGAAGTCCGCGGGACAAACCCCTGGGTCAAACTCAAGTCTGTCAGCtag